A region of Streptomyces sp. NBC_01750 DNA encodes the following proteins:
- a CDS encoding glycosyltransferase, translated as MRVVFTAQTIYSHLVPTVLPIAALTQRAGHEVVVATGAELAHHVERAGLRPLVLPNAISMADILGDEELARKSGARLRPGVTTAGTPEMFGHAFITLMGSRAAADLVEALSSWRPDVVVRETTEYGGYLAAEYLGVPHATLDVIAPLAPYGHPVVLAELNRQRAAWRLPPVVDPLAPLRGFRASVVPEAFHPDELRLQSGRHYRPPETETETLDPAVAELPADRPLVLASLGSIAGWMLGNGPSPLDTIIEVLGQMPVTGVVALGAERDPAEWQGARASNVHLMSFVQQSTLLAATDVFITHCGFNGTREAFSSGVPMVGLPLFAEQPANAERIEQLGAGLALRLEDLSIDSLTSTVERVLTEPVFRARAKGIQRRMLALPPAEHLVADIEEFVNSSAARLSGKQTVLRPALADPDREAGELASVRERG; from the coding sequence GTGCGCGTAGTCTTCACCGCGCAGACCATCTATTCGCATCTCGTTCCAACGGTGCTGCCGATCGCGGCGCTCACGCAGCGGGCAGGCCACGAGGTGGTGGTCGCGACCGGAGCCGAGCTGGCGCACCACGTCGAGCGGGCGGGGCTGCGGCCGTTGGTACTGCCGAACGCGATCTCGATGGCGGACATCCTCGGCGATGAGGAACTGGCCCGGAAGTCGGGCGCGCGCCTCCGGCCCGGGGTCACGACCGCCGGCACGCCGGAGATGTTCGGGCATGCCTTCATCACCCTGATGGGCAGCCGCGCCGCGGCGGACTTGGTGGAGGCACTGTCGTCTTGGAGACCCGACGTGGTGGTGCGCGAGACAACCGAGTACGGCGGATACCTGGCCGCCGAGTACCTCGGAGTTCCGCACGCCACGCTCGACGTCATCGCACCCCTCGCGCCCTACGGCCACCCTGTAGTGCTCGCAGAGCTGAACCGTCAACGCGCTGCCTGGCGCCTGCCGCCGGTCGTCGATCCCTTGGCTCCCCTGCGCGGTTTTCGGGCGTCGGTGGTTCCGGAAGCGTTCCACCCGGACGAACTCCGGCTGCAGAGCGGGCGTCACTACCGGCCACCGGAGACGGAAACGGAGACACTGGATCCTGCGGTGGCGGAGCTCCCTGCGGACCGGCCGCTGGTGTTGGCCAGCCTGGGTTCGATCGCCGGCTGGATGCTGGGGAATGGACCGTCCCCGTTGGACACCATCATCGAGGTGCTGGGGCAGATGCCGGTGACCGGTGTCGTCGCGCTCGGCGCGGAGCGCGATCCCGCGGAGTGGCAGGGAGCGCGTGCCAGCAACGTTCACCTGATGTCTTTCGTGCAGCAGAGTACGTTGCTGGCGGCGACCGACGTCTTCATTACCCACTGCGGATTCAATGGCACGCGCGAAGCGTTCTCCTCGGGTGTTCCGATGGTCGGGTTGCCGCTGTTCGCCGAACAACCCGCCAACGCGGAGCGCATCGAGCAGCTGGGTGCCGGCCTTGCGCTGAGGCTGGAGGACCTCAGCATCGACTCGCTGACCTCGACGGTTGAGCGAGTGCTCACCGAACCGGTGTTCCGGGCGCGCGCCAAGGGAATTCAGCGTCGCATGCTCGCGCTTCCGCCAGCCGAGCACCTCGTCGCCGACATCGAGGAGTTCGTGAACTCGTCGGCCGCAAGACTCTCCGGGAAACAGACGGTGCTTCGTCCGGCGTTGGCCGATCCGGATCGGGAAGCGGGAGAACTCGCCTCCGTACGCGAGCGAGGCTGA
- a CDS encoding NAD-dependent epimerase/dehydratase family protein — protein MEPVLAPGNRVVVAGGAGFLGSHLCAALIARGVSVECLDDLSTGRLDNIAVLVDHPRFRFRRIDISEPFDIADEVAAVLHLASPASPVDYYKLPLATLRAGSAGTWNLLRLAEAKRARFVLASTSEVYGDPKQHPQSESYWGHVNPVGPRAVYDESKRFAESLTACFRRELDVNTGIVRIFNSYGPRMRPDDGRMVPTFIRQALTGQPLTITGSGEQTRSLCFVDDTVRGLLAFTAASHSGPINIGSQDEKTVRDVADVIRELTASTVPLLFLPPSVDDPARRCPDTSLARDLLGWQTMVPLEEGLTRTAEAMATELGLPLPTRLEAGVGGR, from the coding sequence ATGGAACCGGTACTCGCACCCGGCAACCGGGTGGTCGTCGCGGGCGGTGCGGGGTTTCTCGGCTCGCACCTGTGCGCCGCGCTCATTGCGCGCGGGGTGTCGGTCGAATGCCTGGACGACCTGTCCACCGGCCGGCTCGACAACATCGCGGTGTTGGTGGATCATCCACGTTTCCGCTTTCGTCGAATCGACATCTCCGAACCGTTCGACATCGCAGATGAGGTTGCCGCCGTACTGCACCTCGCATCGCCGGCTTCGCCCGTGGACTACTACAAGCTGCCGCTCGCCACGCTGCGAGCGGGCAGCGCGGGAACCTGGAACCTGCTGCGGCTTGCGGAGGCGAAGCGAGCACGGTTCGTGCTGGCATCCACCTCGGAGGTGTACGGCGACCCGAAGCAACACCCGCAATCGGAAAGCTACTGGGGCCACGTCAATCCGGTCGGCCCACGGGCCGTTTACGACGAGTCGAAACGGTTCGCCGAATCCTTGACGGCGTGTTTCCGGCGAGAACTCGACGTAAACACCGGCATCGTCCGGATCTTCAACAGCTACGGACCTCGGATGCGTCCGGATGACGGGAGAATGGTACCGACATTCATCCGGCAGGCGCTGACCGGGCAACCGCTGACCATCACCGGTAGCGGCGAGCAGACCAGGTCACTTTGCTTTGTGGACGACACTGTGCGTGGCCTGCTCGCGTTCACAGCCGCGTCCCATTCGGGTCCGATCAATATCGGCAGCCAGGACGAGAAGACAGTTCGTGACGTCGCCGACGTGATCCGTGAACTCACTGCTTCGACCGTGCCGCTACTGTTTCTCCCGCCTTCGGTAGACGATCCGGCCAGGCGCTGCCCCGACACCTCCCTTGCACGCGACCTGCTCGGCTGGCAGACCATGGTGCCGCTGGAGGAAGGTCTGACGCGCACCGCCGAGGCGATGGCCACGGAACTCGGCTTGCCCCTGCCTACGCGGCTGGAGGCCGGCGTTGGTGGCCGGTGA
- a CDS encoding recombinase family protein: MVVIDDDLGRSGSSAVTRPGFQRLVSEVSLRHVGLVLGIEISRLARSGRDFY, from the coding sequence GTGGTGGTGATCGACGACGATCTGGGCCGCTCGGGATCCAGCGCGGTCACCCGTCCCGGGTTCCAACGTCTGGTCAGCGAGGTCTCCTTGAGACATGTCGGGCTGGTGCTGGGCATCGAGATATCCCGTCTGGCACGCTCGGGGAGAGACTTCTACTGA
- a CDS encoding IS630 family transposase (programmed frameshift) — MRYPQGGGLTAERQQFREELRLQAAERFARGEASSLIAKELRVSVRSVQRWRQAWDEGGPRALRSQGPASLPRLSEKQFAQLEAELAKGPAAHGWEDQRWTLSRVKTMIGRRFHLTYTIQGVRKLLVRNGWSCQVPARRAMERDDDAVAVGQGGVALRGRLAAARGAWLVFEDEAGFSMTPPHAKTWGRRGRTPVVRVRGRSRRRISIAALTCYKSGHRSRLIYRPRRDDGRRDGRKSFSWRDYRDLLIAAHQQLGGPIVLVWDNLNVHKAAGLREFAASRDWLTIYYLPPYAPDLNPVEGIWSLLRRGWLSNVAFSTPEHLIRRIRRGLRHIQYHSDLIDGCLAETGLTINP, encoded by the exons ATGCGGTATCCACAGGGAGGCGGGCTGACCGCCGAACGACAGCAGTTCCGCGAGGAGTTACGGCTCCAGGCGGCCGAGCGGTTCGCCCGGGGTGAGGCAAGCTCGCTGATCGCCAAGGAGCTGCGCGTCAGCGTCCGGTCGGTGCAGCGATGGCGGCAGGCGTGGGACGAGGGCGGTCCGCGAGCTCTGCGATCGCAGGGGCCGGCGTCACTGCCGAGGCTGAGTGAGAAGCAGTTCGCCCAACTGGAGGCGGAGCTGGCCAAGGGGCCGGCCGCGCACGGCTGGGAGGACCAACGGTGGACGCTGTCCCGGGTCAAAACCATGATCGGCCGACGTTTCCACCTGACCTACACCATCCAGGGCGTGCGGAAACTCCTGGTGCGCAATGGCTGGTCCTGCCAAGTGCCTGCCCGTCGGGCCATGGAACGCGACGACGATGCTGTCGCT GTGGGTCAAGGAGGTGTGGCCCTGCGCGGAAGACTCGCGGCGGCCCGTGGAGCCTGGCTGGTCTTCGAAGACGAAGCCGGATTCTCCATGACGCCGCCGCACGCCAAGACCTGGGGCAGGCGAGGGCGCACGCCAGTGGTCCGGGTCCGTGGCCGCTCCCGCAGACGGATATCCATCGCCGCGCTGACCTGCTACAAATCCGGCCACAGATCCCGGCTGATCTACCGTCCACGCAGGGACGACGGCCGGCGCGACGGACGCAAGAGCTTCTCCTGGCGCGACTACCGGGACCTGCTGATCGCCGCCCACCAGCAACTCGGCGGCCCGATCGTACTGGTCTGGGACAACCTCAATGTCCACAAGGCTGCCGGACTACGGGAGTTCGCCGCCTCACGGGACTGGCTGACCATCTACTACCTGCCGCCCTACGCACCCGACCTCAACCCCGTGGAAGGGATCTGGTCACTGCTGCGGCGCGGCTGGCTGTCCAACGTCGCCTTCAGCACGCCGGAGCACCTCATTCGACGCATCCGCCGAGGCTTACGGCACATCCAGTACCACAGCGACCTCATAGACGGCTGCCTCGCCGAGACCGGCCTGACCATCAACCCCTGA
- a CDS encoding 3-oxoacyl-ACP synthase III family protein: MPDIRKDEFEEREIEDPAKTPPAGWLSNLPAPAPVPDMSRSAIGKRTYDYGLERQDRRRLTLLPDPGCQEMRNVCEMKTVSLLDVASYLPKKRVSADFYTDCPGADGNLREHPMFRPPEYRHHIAPDESPVDMIEQAVQPLIARHGKAAIRDVDVLLVHTFLPDLPFTGCGTEVVRRLGCRPEWLIDVHNSGCAAFVYMMKLARQIIATTDARSALICTVQNMAGQWFVQSDVRKLAQAAIPGDGCGVGYLTDSEQSPVLSVECQHIGEYAGAMRVALDDGRKYWEPGESQVRIHFTEQGLGNVMKRGSRLIPEAVTKVCADIGVVPSAIDALITNQPNRTFLRNWREALQLSPEQHLDTFEMYGNLFGAAVPVTLDQAVQEGKLADGSLLVLGGFAHAGDFAGAAAIRWNGRR; the protein is encoded by the coding sequence AAAGACTCCGCCTGCAGGCTGGCTGTCGAATCTTCCGGCGCCCGCACCGGTTCCTGATATGAGTCGTTCTGCTATTGGGAAGCGGACGTATGATTATGGCCTCGAGCGGCAGGATCGCCGCCGACTTACACTGCTGCCGGATCCGGGCTGCCAAGAAATGCGTAATGTATGCGAGATGAAGACCGTCAGCCTCCTCGACGTCGCCAGCTACCTGCCCAAGAAGCGTGTCAGCGCCGACTTTTACACTGATTGCCCTGGTGCTGACGGCAACCTTCGCGAGCACCCGATGTTCCGGCCACCGGAATACCGGCACCATATCGCCCCGGACGAGAGCCCGGTGGACATGATTGAGCAGGCTGTACAGCCACTCATCGCCCGACACGGGAAAGCCGCGATCCGTGACGTGGACGTGCTACTCGTGCACACCTTCCTGCCCGATCTGCCGTTTACCGGATGCGGCACTGAGGTCGTGCGGCGGCTGGGATGCCGGCCAGAGTGGCTGATCGACGTACACAACAGCGGCTGTGCCGCTTTCGTATACATGATGAAGCTAGCTCGACAGATCATCGCTACGACCGACGCCAGGTCCGCGTTGATCTGCACGGTGCAGAACATGGCGGGTCAGTGGTTCGTCCAATCCGATGTACGCAAGTTGGCCCAGGCAGCGATTCCTGGCGACGGCTGCGGCGTTGGCTACTTGACCGACTCGGAACAGTCACCGGTGCTCTCCGTGGAGTGTCAGCACATCGGCGAGTACGCAGGGGCCATGAGGGTGGCACTGGATGACGGGCGCAAGTACTGGGAACCCGGCGAGAGTCAGGTTCGGATCCACTTCACTGAGCAGGGCCTCGGTAACGTAATGAAGCGCGGCAGTCGGCTGATCCCTGAAGCCGTGACCAAGGTGTGCGCAGACATCGGAGTAGTGCCGTCGGCGATCGACGCACTGATCACAAACCAGCCGAACCGCACCTTCCTCCGCAATTGGCGGGAAGCACTGCAGCTGTCCCCGGAACAGCACCTGGATACCTTCGAGATGTACGGAAATTTGTTCGGGGCCGCCGTCCCGGTGACCTTGGATCAAGCTGTTCAAGAAGGCAAGCTGGCTGACGGATCGCTGCTTGTCCTCGGAGGCTTTGCGCACGCCGGTGACTTCGCTGGAGCGGCCGCCATTCGCTGGAACGGGAGAAGATAG